A region from the Mycobacterium heidelbergense genome encodes:
- a CDS encoding FAD/NAD(P)-binding protein, whose translation MIGAGPAGIAAVGRLLDRGIPNDEIAWIDPAFAAGDLGQKWRSVSSNTIVGTFLSFLNGSSAFRFSEAPPMPLREVDPDETCALGLVADPLVWITQHLRERVNAFETTATALSLRRRHWTIETERHEVASENVILAVGAVPKKLDYPGLDEIPVEVALDPEKLADQSLDGATVAVFGSSHSSMIVLPNLLCHPVKRVINFYQSPLKYAVYLDDWILFDDTGLKGRAAEWARENIDGAYPDRLERCWVAGPEFSEKLDACDRVVYTVGFERRKLPETPQWGQLEYNQQNGIIAPGLFGLGIAFPEYAEDPYGFGQYRVGLKKFMDYLDSILPLWLRYGP comes from the coding sequence GTGATCGGAGCGGGACCCGCGGGCATTGCGGCGGTGGGAAGGCTTCTCGACCGGGGAATTCCGAACGACGAGATCGCCTGGATCGATCCCGCCTTTGCGGCCGGCGACCTGGGTCAAAAGTGGCGGTCGGTGTCGAGTAACACCATCGTCGGGACATTCCTGAGCTTCCTGAATGGCTCATCCGCGTTTCGGTTTTCGGAGGCGCCGCCCATGCCGCTGCGGGAAGTCGACCCCGACGAGACGTGCGCCCTTGGTCTGGTCGCGGATCCCTTGGTCTGGATCACTCAGCACCTGCGCGAAAGGGTGAACGCCTTCGAGACGACGGCGACCGCCCTCTCGCTTCGCCGCCGCCACTGGACAATCGAGACGGAGCGTCACGAGGTCGCCTCCGAGAATGTGATCCTCGCCGTGGGTGCGGTTCCGAAGAAGCTCGACTATCCCGGCCTGGACGAGATTCCGGTGGAGGTCGCCCTCGATCCCGAGAAGCTGGCCGATCAATCGTTGGACGGTGCAACGGTGGCCGTCTTCGGCTCCTCGCACTCGTCGATGATCGTGTTACCGAATCTGCTGTGCCATCCCGTCAAAAGGGTGATCAACTTCTATCAAAGCCCGCTGAAATATGCCGTGTATCTGGACGATTGGATCCTGTTCGACGACACCGGCCTCAAAGGGCGCGCGGCCGAATGGGCCCGCGAGAACATTGACGGGGCATATCCGGACCGCCTGGAGAGATGCTGGGTGGCCGGCCCCGAATTCAGCGAGAAACTCGACGCCTGCGACCGCGTCGTCTATACCGTTGGATTCGAGCGCAGAAAATTACCGGAGACCCCGCAGTGGGGGCAGCTGGAGTACAACCAACAAAACGGCATCATCGCTCCCGGCCTGTTCGGTCTGGGCATCGCCTTTCCCGAATATGCCGAAGATCCCTATGGATTCGGCCAATATCGGGTCGGGCTCAAGAAGTTCATGGACTACCTGGATTCGATTCTGCCGCTCTGGTTGCGTTACGGCCCGTGA
- a CDS encoding acyl-CoA thioesterase: MSIGFVAGVPVRWSDIDMYQHINHATMVTILEEARVPFLKEPFAADIASVGLLIADVRVTYKDQLRLADSPLQVTMWTKRLRAVDFTLGYEVRSVNADPQSRPAVIAESQLAAVHIEEQRLVRLSPQHREYLQRWLRD, translated from the coding sequence TTGAGCATCGGCTTCGTCGCGGGCGTGCCGGTGCGCTGGTCCGACATCGACATGTACCAGCACATCAACCACGCCACCATGGTCACCATCCTCGAAGAGGCGCGCGTCCCCTTCCTCAAGGAGCCATTCGCCGCCGACATCGCCTCCGTCGGGCTGCTGATCGCCGACGTCCGGGTCACCTACAAGGACCAGCTGCGGCTGGCCGATTCGCCTCTGCAGGTGACCATGTGGACCAAGCGGCTGCGGGCGGTCGACTTCACGCTGGGCTACGAGGTGCGCTCGGTCAACGCGGACCCGCAGTCCAGGCCCGCCGTCATCGCCGAGTCGCAGCTGGCCGCGGTCCATATCGAGGAGCAGCGGCTGGTCCGGCTTTCGCCACAGCATCGGGAGTATCTGCAACGGTGGCTCCGGGACTAG
- the ctaJ gene encoding aa3-type cytochrome oxidase subunit CtaJ: protein MEIHLYFIGIPLLLVLVLSVLIWLHKGPHPATYTLSEKWTHAPILWAATDEDVGGAHGGHGTSEFSVGGGASGTW from the coding sequence CTGGAGATCCACCTGTACTTCATCGGAATCCCGCTGTTGCTGGTGCTCGTGCTGTCGGTGCTGATCTGGTTGCACAAGGGGCCCCACCCCGCGACCTACACGTTGTCGGAGAAGTGGACGCATGCCCCGATCCTGTGGGCCGCCACCGACGAGGACGTCGGCGGCGCGCACGGCGGGCATGGCACATCGGAATTTTCGGTCGGAGGTGGCGCCAGTGGCACGTGGTGA
- a CDS encoding NAD-glutamate dehydrogenase, translating into MAIDPGAKQDLKPWITFTKSEDIPDWITNAYVDSYRGPRGGQSGTPETGGTGPADPAAMVTPAMLRAHYRLGQCRPERKSCVCVHPADDPDGFGPALQVVTDHGGMLLDSVTVLLHRLGVGYAGIMAPVFDVRRGPSGDLLGIEPTPPGASQYDGEAWIYVQLSPSVDSKALAEVERLLPKVLTDVEQVATDAAELITTLGDLAAAVETNSDDRFSAPDRGDVAELLRWLGNGNFLLLGYQHCRVHDGLVSGDGSTSLGVLRTRTGSRPRLTDDDHLLVLAQSVVGSYLRYGAYPYVIAVREFVEDADPGVIEHRFVGLFTVAAMNADVLEIPMVSRRVREALAMADSDPIHPGQLLLDVIQTVPRSELFTLSAERLLAMAKAVVDLGSDRRALLFLRADRLQYFVSCLVYVPRDRYTTAVRLQIEDILVHEFGGTRLEFTARVSESPWALMHFMVRLPQEDDTTPAAAPVDVSEANRIRIQRLLSEAARTWGDRLIAAIAEPSKGGVSHADAEHYATAFSEVYKQAVTPTDAIEHIAIINGLTDDSVKLVFSDRGEDGIAQLTWFLGGHTASLSQLLPMLQSMGVVVLEERPFTVTRPDGLPVWIYQFKIQPHPTISLASTEDERDSTAERFADAVTAIWQGRVEIDRFNELVMRARLTWQQVVLMRAYAKYLRQAGFPYSQSHIESVLNEHPSTVRSLVTLFEALFDPKESGPTSRDAQAAAAAVAADIDALVSLDTDRILRAFASLVQATLRTNYFVTREGSARARNVLAIKLDAQLVDELPLPRPKYEIFVYSPRVEGVHLRFGPVARGGLRWSDRRDDFRTEILGLVKAQAVKNAVIVPVGAKGGFVLKRPPLPTGDTAADRDATRAEGVACYQLFISGLLDVTDNVDHATGNVSPPPEVVRRDGDDAYLVVAADKGTATFSDIANDVAKSYGFWLGDAFASGGSVGYDHKAMGITAKGAWEAVKRHFREMGVDTQAEDFTVVGIGDMSGDVFGNGMLLSKHIRLLAAFDHRHIFLDPDPDAAASWEERRRMFDLPRSSWDDYDKSLISEGGGVYSREHKAIPVSPRVRDALGIDGPADEGVTEMSPPELIKAILQAPVDLLFNGGIGTYIKAESESDADVGDRANDPVRVNGNQVRAKVIGEGGNLGVTARGRVEFDLSGGRINTDAMDNSAGVDCSDHEVNIKILIDSLVTAGKVEAGERKALLESMTDEVAQLVLADNEEQNDLIGTSRANAASLLPVHAMQIKYLEGRGLNRELEALPSEKEIHRRTDAGMGLTSPELCTLMAHVKLSLKEDMLTTELPEQDVFASRLPQYFPTPLRERFTPEIRTHQLRREIVTTMLVNDLVDAAGISYAFRITEDVGVGPIDAVRTYAATDAIFGVGEIWRQIRAANLPVAVSDRLTLDTRRLIDRAGRWLLNYRPQPLAVGAEINRFAAKVKELTPRMSEWLRGDDKAIVEKEAADFASQGAPKDLAYMVAAGLYRYSLLDIIDIGDITEIDTAEVADTYFALMDRLGTDALLTAVSELPRLDRWQSLARLAIRDDIYASVRSLCFDVLAVGEPDESGEEKIAEWEHISASRVERARRTLTEIQESGAKDLATLSVAARQIRRMTRTSGRGSSS; encoded by the coding sequence ATGGCGATCGATCCCGGGGCTAAGCAGGATCTCAAGCCGTGGATCACGTTCACCAAGAGCGAGGACATTCCGGACTGGATCACCAACGCCTACGTCGACAGCTATCGCGGCCCGCGCGGCGGCCAATCGGGGACCCCGGAAACCGGTGGCACCGGTCCGGCCGACCCCGCGGCCATGGTGACCCCCGCCATGCTGCGGGCGCACTATCGGCTCGGCCAGTGCCGCCCGGAACGCAAGAGCTGCGTCTGCGTCCACCCGGCGGACGACCCCGACGGATTCGGGCCGGCTCTGCAGGTCGTCACCGACCACGGCGGCATGCTGCTGGACTCCGTCACCGTGCTGCTGCACCGACTCGGTGTCGGCTACGCGGGCATCATGGCCCCGGTGTTCGACGTGCGTCGCGGCCCGTCGGGGGACCTGCTCGGCATCGAACCGACGCCGCCCGGGGCGTCGCAATACGACGGCGAGGCATGGATATACGTCCAGCTGTCGCCGTCCGTCGACAGCAAGGCCCTCGCCGAGGTCGAACGGCTGTTGCCCAAGGTCCTGACCGACGTCGAACAGGTCGCCACCGACGCCGCGGAGCTCATCACCACCCTGGGCGACCTGGCCGCGGCCGTCGAAACCAACTCCGACGACCGCTTTTCGGCGCCGGACCGTGGGGACGTCGCGGAGCTGCTGCGCTGGCTGGGGAACGGGAATTTCCTGCTGCTGGGCTACCAGCATTGCCGGGTGCATGACGGCCTCGTCTCCGGCGACGGGTCGACCAGCCTCGGCGTCCTGCGCACGCGCACCGGCTCCCGACCCCGGCTGACCGACGACGACCACCTGCTGGTTCTGGCCCAGTCCGTCGTCGGCAGCTATCTGCGCTACGGCGCCTACCCGTACGTGATCGCGGTTCGCGAATTCGTCGAGGACGCCGACCCCGGGGTTATCGAGCACCGCTTTGTGGGGCTCTTCACGGTCGCGGCCATGAACGCGGACGTCCTGGAGATCCCGATGGTCTCGCGCCGGGTCCGCGAGGCCCTCGCGATGGCCGACAGCGACCCGATCCACCCGGGCCAGCTGCTGCTCGACGTCATCCAGACCGTCCCGCGCTCGGAGCTGTTCACGCTGAGCGCCGAGCGGCTCCTGGCGATGGCCAAAGCGGTGGTGGACTTGGGATCCGACCGGCGAGCGTTGTTGTTCCTGCGCGCCGACCGGCTGCAGTACTTCGTCTCGTGCCTGGTCTATGTTCCCCGCGACCGCTACACCACGGCGGTGCGGTTGCAGATCGAGGACATCCTCGTCCACGAATTCGGTGGCACACGACTGGAATTCACCGCTCGCGTCAGCGAATCTCCTTGGGCGCTAATGCATTTCATGGTGCGGCTGCCCCAGGAAGACGATACCACCCCCGCCGCCGCGCCGGTCGACGTCTCGGAAGCCAACCGGATCCGGATCCAGAGGTTGCTCAGCGAGGCCGCGCGAACCTGGGGGGATCGCCTGATCGCCGCCATCGCAGAGCCTTCCAAGGGCGGCGTCTCCCACGCCGACGCCGAGCATTACGCCACCGCCTTTTCCGAGGTCTACAAGCAGGCCGTCACGCCCACCGACGCCATCGAGCACATCGCCATCATCAATGGGCTGACCGACGATTCGGTCAAGCTGGTGTTCTCCGATCGCGGCGAGGACGGGATCGCCCAGCTCACCTGGTTTTTGGGCGGACACACCGCGTCGCTGAGCCAGCTGCTGCCGATGCTGCAAAGCATGGGCGTCGTCGTGCTCGAGGAGCGACCGTTCACGGTAACCCGGCCCGACGGGCTCCCGGTGTGGATCTACCAGTTCAAGATCCAACCGCACCCCACCATCTCGCTGGCCTCGACGGAGGACGAAAGGGATTCCACCGCAGAGCGATTTGCGGACGCGGTCACGGCGATCTGGCAGGGCCGCGTGGAGATCGACCGGTTCAACGAGCTGGTGATGCGCGCGAGGCTGACCTGGCAGCAGGTGGTGCTGATGCGCGCCTACGCGAAGTACCTGCGGCAGGCCGGCTTTCCGTACAGCCAGTCCCACATCGAATCGGTGCTCAACGAGCACCCCTCGACGGTGCGGTCGCTGGTTACCTTGTTCGAGGCGCTTTTCGACCCAAAGGAATCGGGGCCGACCAGCCGCGATGCCCAAGCGGCCGCCGCGGCGGTCGCCGCGGACATCGACGCGCTGGTGAGCCTGGACACCGACCGGATCCTGCGCGCGTTCGCGTCGCTGGTGCAGGCCACCCTGCGGACCAATTACTTTGTGACACGCGAGGGTTCGGCGCGCGCCCGTAATGTCTTGGCGATCAAGCTCGACGCCCAGCTGGTCGACGAGCTGCCGCTGCCGCGCCCCAAGTACGAGATCTTCGTGTATTCGCCCCGCGTCGAAGGCGTGCACCTGAGGTTCGGCCCGGTGGCGCGTGGCGGGCTGCGCTGGTCGGACCGCCGCGACGACTTCCGCACCGAGATCCTGGGCCTGGTCAAGGCGCAGGCGGTGAAGAACGCCGTCATCGTGCCGGTCGGGGCCAAGGGTGGATTCGTTCTTAAGCGTCCGCCACTGCCCACCGGCGACACCGCCGCCGACCGCGACGCCACCCGCGCCGAGGGTGTCGCCTGCTACCAGCTCTTCATCTCCGGGCTGCTCGACGTCACCGACAACGTCGACCACGCCACCGGAAACGTCAGCCCGCCACCCGAAGTCGTACGCCGCGACGGCGACGACGCCTACCTGGTGGTGGCCGCGGACAAGGGCACCGCCACCTTCTCCGACATCGCCAACGACGTCGCGAAGTCCTACGGGTTCTGGCTGGGCGACGCGTTCGCGTCCGGCGGATCGGTGGGCTACGACCACAAGGCCATGGGCATCACCGCAAAGGGCGCGTGGGAGGCCGTCAAACGCCACTTCCGCGAGATGGGCGTCGACACCCAGGCCGAGGACTTCACCGTCGTCGGGATCGGCGACATGAGCGGCGACGTGTTCGGTAACGGCATGCTGCTCTCCAAGCACATCAGGCTGCTGGCCGCCTTCGACCACCGGCACATCTTCCTCGACCCGGACCCCGACGCCGCGGCGTCATGGGAGGAACGCCGGCGCATGTTCGACCTGCCACGGTCGAGCTGGGACGACTACGACAAGTCGTTGATCAGCGAGGGCGGCGGGGTCTACAGCCGTGAGCACAAGGCCATTCCGGTCAGCCCGCGGGTCCGCGACGCCCTCGGCATCGACGGCCCGGCCGATGAGGGAGTCACCGAGATGTCCCCGCCCGAGCTGATCAAGGCGATCCTGCAGGCCCCGGTCGATCTGTTGTTCAACGGCGGCATCGGCACCTACATCAAGGCCGAATCCGAGTCCGACGCCGACGTCGGCGATCGCGCCAACGATCCGGTGCGGGTCAACGGGAATCAGGTGCGCGCCAAAGTGATCGGCGAGGGCGGCAACCTCGGCGTGACGGCGCGGGGCCGCGTCGAGTTCGACCTGTCGGGCGGGCGGATCAACACCGACGCGATGGACAACTCCGCCGGCGTGGACTGCTCCGACCACGAGGTGAACATCAAGATCCTGATCGACTCGCTGGTCACCGCGGGCAAGGTCGAGGCCGGCGAGCGCAAGGCGCTGCTGGAGTCGATGACCGACGAGGTCGCGCAATTGGTGCTCGCCGACAACGAGGAGCAAAACGACTTGATCGGCACCAGCCGCGCCAACGCCGCCAGCCTGCTGCCGGTGCACGCGATGCAAATCAAGTACCTCGAAGGGCGCGGACTCAACCGCGAATTGGAGGCGCTGCCGTCGGAGAAGGAGATTCATCGGCGCACCGACGCCGGGATGGGGCTCACGTCTCCGGAGCTGTGCACGTTGATGGCGCACGTCAAGCTGTCCCTCAAGGAGGACATGCTGACCACCGAGCTGCCGGAGCAGGATGTCTTCGCATCCCGGTTGCCGCAATACTTCCCGACGCCGCTGCGCGAACGGTTCACCCCGGAGATCCGCACGCACCAGCTGCGCCGCGAAATCGTCACCACCATGTTGGTCAACGACCTGGTGGACGCCGCGGGCATCAGCTACGCGTTCCGGATCACCGAAGACGTCGGTGTCGGGCCGATCGACGCCGTGCGCACCTACGCCGCCACCGACGCCATCTTCGGTGTGGGTGAGATCTGGCGGCAGATCCGCGCGGCGAACCTGCCCGTCGCGGTGTCGGACCGGCTGACGCTGGACACCCGGCGGCTGATCGACCGCGCCGGACGCTGGCTGCTCAACTACCGCCCGCAGCCCCTGGCCGTCGGCGCCGAGATCAACCGGTTCGCCGCGAAGGTCAAAGAGCTGACGCCACGGATGTCGGAGTGGCTGCGCGGCGACGACAAGGCGATCGTGGAAAAGGAAGCCGCGGACTTCGCGTCGCAGGGGGCGCCCAAGGACCTGGCCTACATGGTCGCGGCCGGCCTGTACCGCTACAGCCTGCTCGACATCATCGACATCGGCGACATCACCGAAATCGACACCGCCGAGGTCGCCGACACCTATTTCGCCCTGATGGACCGGCTGGGCACCGACGCCTTGCTGACGGCGGTCTCGGAGCTACCCCGACTCGACCGCTGGCAGTCGTTGGCGCGCTTGGCGATTCGTGACGACATCTACGCCTCGGTGCGGTCGCTGTGCTTCGACGTGCTCGCCGTCGGGGAGCCCGACGAGAGCGGCGAAGAAAAGATCGCCGAGTGGGAGCACATCAGCGCATCACGGGTGGAGCGGGCCCGTCGCACGCTCACCGAGATCCAGGAAAGCGGGGCAAAGGATCTCGCGACGCTGTCGGTGGCCGCGCGGCAGATCCGCCGGATGACCCGCACCAGCGGGAGGGGATCGTCGAGTTGA
- a CDS encoding HNH endonuclease, with protein sequence MAHGKRRRSHRSPGAAAGLTGPTTASSLHSVDTHPPTRHESASIWSRRRVLLLNSTYEPLTALPMRRAIVMVICGKADVVHDDPAGPVIHSATRSIVVPSVIQLRSYVRVPYRARVPMTRAALMHRDRFCCAYCGAKADTVDHVVPRSRGGDHSWENCVACCSTCNHRKGDKLLAELGWALRRAPLPPTGQHWRLLSTVKELDPAWARYLGEGAA encoded by the coding sequence ATGGCGCATGGCAAGAGACGCCGCAGCCACCGCAGTCCCGGTGCCGCGGCAGGGTTAACCGGGCCCACAACCGCGTCATCCCTGCACAGCGTCGACACTCACCCGCCCACCCGCCACGAGAGCGCGTCGATCTGGAGTCGCCGGCGGGTCCTGCTGCTCAATTCCACCTACGAGCCGCTGACCGCGCTGCCGATGCGGCGGGCCATCGTCATGGTGATCTGCGGCAAGGCCGACGTCGTGCACGACGACCCGGCCGGGCCGGTGATCCACTCGGCGACCAGGTCGATCGTGGTGCCGTCGGTGATCCAGCTGCGCTCCTACGTGCGCGTTCCGTACCGCGCGCGCGTCCCGATGACCCGCGCCGCGCTGATGCACCGCGACCGGTTCTGCTGCGCCTACTGCGGGGCGAAGGCCGACACTGTCGACCACGTGGTGCCACGCAGCCGCGGCGGCGACCACTCCTGGGAAAATTGCGTCGCGTGCTGCTCGACGTGCAACCACCGCAAGGGCGACAAGCTGCTCGCCGAGCTGGGCTGGGCGCTGCGCCGGGCCCCGCTGCCGCCGACGGGGCAGCACTGGCGACTGCTGTCGACGGTCAAGGAACTGGACCCGGCCTGGGCCCGATACCTCGGCGAAGGCGCGGCGTAG
- a CDS encoding glycoside hydrolase family 13 protein, with protein sequence MSPEPWWSSAVFYQVYPRSFADSDGDGVGDLDGLTARLGYLEQLGIDAIWLNPVTVSPMADHGYDVADPRDIDPLFGGMAAIERLIAAAHERGIKVTMDVVPNHTSSAHPWFQAALAAGPGTDARERYFFRDGRGTAGELPPNNWTSVFGGSAWTRVVEPDGNPGQWYLHLFDAEQPDLNWEHPDVFDDFEKTLRFWLERGVDGFRIDVAHGMAKPPGLPDSPDVEAKVLHHTDDDPRFNHPSVHEIHRDIRKVVNDYPGAVTVGEVWVTDNARWAEYLRPDELHLGFNFRLTKIDFDAREIHDAIDNSLAATAIEKAIPTWTLSNHDVGREVTRYGGGEVGLRRARAMAMVMLALPGSVFVYNGEELGLPDVELPDEVLQDPTWERSGHTERGRDKCRVPIPWSGEDPPFGFSSSADTWLPMPAEWAALTVEKQRADPDSTLSFYRKALELRRERAEFEGGELEWLTATPELLVFERNGGALACALNAGRLPMALPPGEVILASAPLVDGKLPPDAAAWLV encoded by the coding sequence ATGAGCCCCGAGCCATGGTGGTCAAGCGCGGTCTTTTACCAGGTGTATCCGCGGTCGTTCGCCGACAGCGACGGCGACGGGGTCGGCGACCTGGACGGCCTGACGGCGCGGCTGGGGTACCTGGAACAGTTGGGTATCGACGCGATCTGGCTGAACCCGGTCACCGTGTCGCCGATGGCCGATCACGGCTACGACGTCGCCGATCCGCGCGACATCGACCCGCTGTTCGGCGGGATGGCCGCGATCGAACGGCTGATCGCCGCGGCGCACGAGCGCGGCATCAAGGTCACGATGGACGTGGTGCCCAACCACACCAGTTCGGCGCACCCGTGGTTTCAGGCGGCGCTGGCCGCCGGCCCGGGCACCGACGCGCGGGAACGCTATTTCTTTCGCGACGGTCGAGGCACCGCCGGGGAGCTGCCGCCGAACAACTGGACGTCGGTGTTCGGCGGGTCGGCCTGGACCCGGGTGGTCGAACCGGACGGCAACCCCGGCCAGTGGTATCTGCACCTTTTCGACGCCGAGCAGCCCGACCTCAACTGGGAACACCCGGACGTCTTCGACGACTTCGAGAAGACGCTGCGCTTCTGGCTGGAGCGCGGTGTCGACGGCTTCCGCATCGACGTGGCGCACGGGATGGCCAAGCCGCCCGGCCTGCCGGACTCGCCGGACGTCGAGGCCAAGGTGTTGCACCACACCGACGACGACCCGCGCTTCAACCACCCGAGCGTGCACGAGATCCACCGCGACATCCGCAAGGTCGTCAACGACTATCCCGGAGCGGTGACCGTCGGCGAGGTCTGGGTCACCGACAACGCCCGCTGGGCGGAGTATCTGCGGCCCGACGAACTGCACCTCGGCTTCAACTTCCGGCTGACCAAGATCGACTTCGACGCGCGAGAAATCCACGACGCGATAGACAATTCGTTGGCCGCCACCGCAATCGAAAAGGCCATCCCGACGTGGACGCTGTCCAACCACGACGTCGGCCGCGAGGTCACCCGCTATGGCGGTGGCGAGGTCGGGCTGCGCCGGGCGCGGGCCATGGCGATGGTGATGCTCGCCCTGCCCGGCTCGGTGTTCGTCTACAACGGCGAAGAGCTGGGCCTGCCCGACGTCGAGCTGCCCGACGAGGTGCTGCAGGACCCGACGTGGGAACGGTCGGGACACACCGAGCGAGGCCGCGACAAGTGCCGGGTCCCGATTCCGTGGTCGGGCGAGGATCCCCCGTTCGGGTTCTCCAGCTCCGCCGACACCTGGTTGCCGATGCCGGCGGAGTGGGCGGCGCTGACCGTGGAGAAGCAGCGCGCGGATCCCGACTCGACGCTGTCCTTCTATCGGAAGGCACTCGAGTTACGCAGGGAGCGAGCCGAATTCGAGGGCGGCGAGCTCGAGTGGCTGACCGCCACCCCCGAATTGCTGGTCTTCGAACGCAACGGCGGCGCCTTGGCGTGTGCGCTGAACGCCGGCCGCCTGCCGATGGCCCTCCCACCGGGAGAAGTGATCTTGGCCAGCGCGCCGCTGGTGGACGGCAAGTTGCCGCCGGACGCGGCGGCCTGGCTGGTGTAG
- a CDS encoding globin has protein sequence MDQVSFYDAVGGAETFHAIVSRFYAQVPEDEILRDLYPADDLDGAEERLRMFLEQYWGGPRTYSDRRGHPRLRMRHVPFRITPLERDAWLRCMHTAVASIDSQTLDDEHRRELLEYLDMAAHSLVNSSL, from the coding sequence ATGGATCAGGTGAGCTTCTACGATGCCGTCGGCGGTGCCGAGACCTTCCACGCGATCGTGTCGCGCTTCTATGCGCAGGTCCCGGAGGACGAGATCCTCCGCGACCTGTACCCCGCGGACGACCTGGACGGCGCCGAGGAGCGGTTGCGCATGTTCCTCGAGCAGTACTGGGGTGGTCCGCGGACCTACTCCGACCGGCGCGGGCACCCGCGGCTGCGGATGCGGCACGTTCCGTTCCGGATCACCCCGCTCGAGCGCGACGCCTGGCTGCGGTGCATGCACACCGCGGTGGCGTCCATCGACTCGCAAACCCTCGACGACGAGCATCGCCGCGAGTTGCTCGAGTACCTGGACATGGCCGCGCACTCCCTGGTCAATTCGTCCCTGTGA
- the ettA gene encoding energy-dependent translational throttle protein EttA, which translates to MAEFIYTMKKVRKAHGDKVILDDVTLSFFPGAKIGVVGPNGAGKSSVLRIMAGLDKPNNGDAFLATDASVGILQQEPPLNEEKTVRGNVEEGLGDIKVKLDRFNEVAELMATDYSDELMEEMGRLQEELDHAEAWDLDSQLEQAMDALRCPPPDEPVSTLSGGERRRVALCKLLLSKPDLLLLDEPTNHLDAESVQWLEQHLAAYPGAILAVTHDRYFLDNVAEWILELDRGRAYPYEGNYSTYLEKKAERIAVQGRKDAKLQKRLTEELAWVRSGAKARQAKSKARLQRYDEMAAEAEKARKLDFEEIQIPVGPRLGNVVVEVEHLDKGYEGRTLIKDLSFTLPRNGIVGVIGPNGVGKTTLFKTIVGLEQPDSGTVKVGETVKLSYVDQARAGIDPKKTVWEVVSDGLDHIQVGQTEVPSRAYVSAFGFKGPDQQKPAGVLSGGERNRLNLALTLKQGGNLILLDEPTNDLDVETLSSLENALVNFPGCAVVISHDRWFLDRTCTHILAWEGDDDNEAKWFWFEGNFGAYEENKVERLGVEAARPHRVTHRKLTRD; encoded by the coding sequence ATGGCTGAGTTCATCTACACGATGAAGAAGGTCCGCAAGGCGCACGGCGACAAGGTGATCCTGGACGACGTCACGTTGAGCTTCTTCCCGGGCGCCAAGATCGGTGTCGTCGGACCCAACGGCGCCGGCAAGTCGAGCGTCTTGCGGATCATGGCCGGCCTGGACAAGCCGAACAACGGTGACGCCTTCCTGGCCACCGACGCCAGCGTCGGCATCCTGCAGCAGGAGCCGCCGCTGAACGAGGAGAAGACCGTCCGCGGCAACGTGGAAGAGGGCCTGGGCGACATCAAGGTCAAGCTCGACCGGTTCAACGAGGTCGCCGAGCTGATGGCCACCGACTACTCCGACGAGCTGATGGAGGAAATGGGCCGGCTGCAGGAGGAGCTCGATCACGCCGAGGCGTGGGACCTCGACTCGCAGCTGGAGCAGGCCATGGACGCGCTGCGCTGCCCGCCGCCGGACGAGCCGGTCAGCACACTGTCCGGCGGTGAGCGCCGCCGCGTGGCGCTGTGCAAGCTGCTGCTGTCCAAACCGGACCTGCTGCTGCTCGACGAGCCGACCAACCACCTGGACGCCGAAAGCGTGCAGTGGCTCGAACAGCACCTGGCCGCCTACCCGGGCGCGATTCTGGCGGTGACCCACGACCGGTACTTCCTGGACAACGTCGCCGAATGGATCCTCGAGCTCGACCGTGGCCGCGCGTATCCCTACGAAGGCAACTACTCGACCTACCTGGAGAAAAAGGCCGAGCGGATCGCGGTGCAGGGCCGCAAGGACGCCAAGCTGCAGAAGCGGCTGACCGAGGAGCTGGCATGGGTCCGGTCCGGGGCCAAGGCGCGGCAGGCCAAGAGCAAGGCGCGCCTGCAGCGCTACGACGAGATGGCCGCCGAGGCCGAGAAGGCGCGCAAGCTCGACTTCGAGGAGATTCAGATCCCGGTGGGGCCGCGGCTCGGCAACGTCGTCGTCGAGGTCGAGCACCTCGACAAGGGCTACGAGGGGCGCACCCTCATCAAGGACCTGTCCTTCACCCTGCCGCGCAACGGCATCGTCGGGGTCATCGGACCCAACGGGGTCGGCAAGACCACGCTGTTCAAGACCATCGTCGGTCTCGAGCAGCCGGATAGCGGCACGGTCAAGGTCGGGGAGACCGTCAAGCTCAGTTACGTCGACCAGGCCCGCGCCGGCATCGATCCCAAGAAGACCGTGTGGGAGGTCGTCTCGGACGGGCTGGATCACATCCAGGTCGGTCAGACCGAGGTGCCGTCCCGGGCCTACGTGTCGGCGTTCGGTTTCAAGGGGCCCGACCAGCAGAAGCCGGCGGGAGTGCTCTCGGGCGGCGAGCGCAACAGGCTCAACCTCGCGCTGACCCTCAAGCAGGGCGGCAACCTCATCCTGCTCGACGAGCCGACCAACGACCTGGACGTCGAAACCCTGAGCTCGCTGGAAAACGCCCTGGTGAATTTCCCGGGGTGCGCGGTGGTGATTTCGCACGACCGCTGGTTCCTCGACCGCACGTGTACGCACATCCTCGCGTGGGAAGGCGACGACGACAACGAGGCCAAATGGTTCTGGTTCGAGGGCAACTTCGGGGCGTACGAGGAAAACAAGGTGGAACGGCTCGGCGTGGAGGCCGCCAGGCCGCACAGAGTGACCCATCGCAAGCTGACCCGCGACTAA